The proteins below come from a single Syntrophorhabdus sp. genomic window:
- the queE gene encoding 7-carboxy-7-deazaguanine synthase, with protein sequence MAYLIKEIFRSLQGEGMNAGRPAVFLRFSGCNLWSGRAEDRSNAPCPFCDTDFVGTDGPGGGAYGTATDVAVAMAALLPSPAFRDARPLAVVTGGEPALQLDTRLVEELHLCGWEVAVETNGTLPLPRGIDWVTVSPKAGTRLVVTAGDELKLLYPQPGLDPASLEDLAFRHFILQPIDNSRLAENIRLAIDYCLTHPRWRLGIQMHKMLKIK encoded by the coding sequence ATGGCATACCTCATCAAGGAGATCTTCCGTTCCCTTCAGGGCGAGGGTATGAACGCCGGTCGACCGGCCGTGTTCCTCAGGTTCTCGGGCTGCAACCTCTGGTCCGGCCGCGCCGAAGACCGCTCGAACGCGCCCTGCCCCTTCTGCGATACGGATTTCGTCGGCACCGACGGACCCGGTGGTGGCGCATACGGCACGGCGACGGATGTAGCCGTCGCCATGGCGGCGCTCCTGCCCTCCCCGGCCTTCCGGGACGCCCGTCCCCTGGCGGTCGTAACGGGAGGCGAGCCTGCCCTCCAGCTCGATACCCGCCTTGTTGAAGAACTGCACCTTTGCGGCTGGGAGGTGGCCGTCGAGACGAACGGGACCCTCCCCCTGCCGCGGGGCATCGACTGGGTGACGGTAAGCCCCAAGGCAGGCACCCGCCTTGTCGTCACGGCAGGCGACGAGCTGAAGCTCCTCTACCCCCAACCCGGCCTCGACCCGGCCTCCCTCGAGGACCTCGCCTTCCGCCACTTCATCCTCCAACCCATAGACAACTCCCGTCTCGCTGAGAACATCCGCCTCGCCATAGACTACTGCCTCACCCACCCC
- the queC gene encoding 7-cyano-7-deazaguanine synthase QueC, translating into MTRRKAVVLLSGGLDSTTTLAIARNEGFQAYALTFRYGQRHTCEIDAARETARYIGVARHVVLDIDLRSFGGSALTDNIEVPKGRGLTDIAADIPVTYVPARNTIFLSFALAFAETLGAQDIFIGVNALDYSGYPDCRPEYIAAFERMANLATKAGVEGRSFRIHAPLIAMTKAEIIRTGARLGVDYSLTTTCYDPSDDGKACGRCDACLLRLEGFRQAGMEDPVPYTCKG; encoded by the coding sequence ATGACCAGAAGAAAAGCGGTGGTACTCTTGAGCGGCGGCCTTGATTCGACGACGACGCTCGCCATTGCCAGGAACGAGGGGTTTCAGGCTTACGCCCTCACCTTCCGCTACGGCCAGCGGCACACCTGTGAGATCGATGCCGCGAGAGAAACAGCGCGGTACATCGGCGTCGCCCGGCACGTTGTCCTCGACATCGACCTCAGGAGTTTCGGCGGTTCGGCCCTGACGGACAATATCGAGGTCCCCAAGGGAAGAGGCCTCACGGACATCGCCGCAGATATCCCCGTCACCTATGTTCCCGCACGGAACACGATCTTCCTGTCCTTCGCCCTCGCCTTCGCTGAAACGCTCGGCGCCCAGGACATCTTCATCGGCGTCAACGCCCTCGATTACAGCGGCTATCCCGACTGCAGACCCGAGTACATCGCGGCCTTCGAGCGCATGGCAAATCTCGCAACGAAGGCCGGGGTGGAGGGAAGGTCTTTCCGGATCCACGCGCCCCTTATCGCCATGACAAAGGCCGAGATCATCCGCACGGGAGCCCGCCTCGGCGTCGACTACTCCCTGACGACAACCTGCTACGACCCGTCGGACGACGGAAAGGCCTGCGGGCGGTGCGACGCCTGCCTGCTTCGGCTCGAGGGGTTCAGGCAGGCCGGGATGGAGGACCCTGTCCCCTATACATGTAAAGGTTAG
- a CDS encoding DUF2905 domain-containing protein — translation MPSMGKMLIILGVILIVIGLAFTYGPKIPWLGRLPGDISIKKDNFSFYFPITTSIIISIILTILFSIFRK, via the coding sequence ATGCCGTCCATGGGCAAGATGCTCATCATTCTCGGGGTCATTCTCATCGTCATCGGCCTTGCCTTCACGTACGGCCCGAAGATACCCTGGCTCGGCAGGCTGCCCGGTGATATCTCCATCAAGAAGGACAACTTCAGTTTCTACTTCCCCATCACGACGAGCATAATCATCAGCATCATCCTGACGATACTCTTTTCGATATTCCGAAAGTAG
- a CDS encoding epoxyqueuosine reductase QueH has product MDIDGRNIFLHICCAPCSIYTLKELRAEGASVSGYFYNPNIHPYTEFSKRLSTLKEYARIALLPLTVDDSYELDRFLAGALALGRDRCLSCYRMRLDRAFERAADGGFDALTTTLLYSRYQRHDDIKAIGEELAAVHGVPFLYRDFRTGWREGIEESKKLGMYRQQYCGCVFSEKERYGGK; this is encoded by the coding sequence ATGGATATTGACGGCAGGAACATATTTCTCCACATCTGCTGCGCACCGTGCAGCATATACACCCTGAAGGAACTCCGTGCCGAAGGGGCCAGTGTCTCGGGATATTTTTACAACCCCAACATCCATCCCTACACGGAGTTCTCGAAGCGCCTGTCCACCCTCAAAGAATACGCAAGGATAGCGCTCCTGCCCCTTACGGTGGACGACTCCTACGAGCTCGACCGTTTTCTTGCCGGGGCCCTCGCCCTTGGCAGGGACCGCTGCCTCTCCTGCTATCGCATGCGTCTCGACAGGGCCTTTGAGAGAGCCGCGGACGGCGGCTTCGACGCGCTCACCACAACCCTTCTTTACAGCAGGTACCAGCGTCACGACGACATAAAGGCGATAGGCGAAGAGCTCGCCGCGGTCCATGGCGTCCCCTTCCTCTACCGCGATTTCCGCACCGGCTGGCGGGAAGGCATCGAGGAATCGAAGAAGCTTGGCATGTACCGCCAGCAGTACTGTGGATGCGTATTCAGTGAGAAGGAGCGCTACGGGGGAAAATGA